A stretch of the Bacillus licheniformis DSM 13 = ATCC 14580 genome encodes the following:
- the radA gene encoding DNA repair protein RadA, with the protein MAKTKTKFICHSCGYESAKWMGKCPGCGAWNTMVEETIKKPAANRRTAFSHSVQTVQKPSPLTSIETTEEPRIKTKLGEFNRVLGNGIVKGSLVLIGGDPGIGKSTLLLQVSAQLADSKENVLYISGEESVKQTKLRADRLGINSPTLHVLSETDMEYITSSIEEMNPSFVVVDSIQTVYQSDITSAPGSVSQVRECTAELMRIAKTKGIPIFIVGHVTKEGSIAGPRLLEHMVDTVLYFEGERHHTFRILRAVKNRFGSTNEMGIFEMREEGLTEVLNPSEIFLEERSAGAAGSSVVASMEGTRPVLVEIQALISPTSFGNPRRMATGIDHNRVSLLMAVLEKRVGLLLQNQDAYLKVAGGVKLDEPAIDLAVAVSIASSFRDTPPHPTDCFIGEVGLTGEVRRVSRIEQRVQEAAKLGFKRMIIPSANVEGWTKPKGIEVVGVENVAEALRASLGGS; encoded by the coding sequence ATGGCTAAAACAAAGACTAAATTCATTTGTCACTCATGCGGCTACGAATCCGCCAAGTGGATGGGGAAATGCCCCGGATGCGGTGCATGGAATACCATGGTGGAAGAAACGATAAAAAAACCCGCCGCCAACAGAAGAACCGCTTTTTCACATTCCGTTCAAACGGTGCAAAAGCCTTCACCTCTCACTTCAATTGAAACAACAGAAGAGCCGCGAATTAAAACGAAACTTGGCGAATTCAACCGCGTCTTGGGAAACGGCATCGTCAAAGGTTCACTTGTTTTAATCGGAGGCGACCCCGGCATCGGGAAATCAACCTTGCTGCTTCAAGTATCTGCCCAGCTCGCTGATTCAAAAGAAAATGTCCTGTACATCTCAGGCGAAGAATCGGTCAAGCAGACAAAGCTGAGAGCAGACCGTCTAGGTATCAACAGTCCCACTCTTCACGTTTTATCTGAAACCGATATGGAGTATATTACGTCTTCTATAGAAGAGATGAACCCATCATTCGTAGTGGTTGATTCGATTCAAACCGTTTACCAAAGTGATATCACATCCGCTCCGGGCAGCGTCTCCCAGGTCAGGGAATGCACCGCTGAGCTGATGAGAATTGCAAAAACGAAAGGGATTCCAATATTTATCGTCGGGCATGTCACAAAAGAAGGTTCGATTGCCGGACCGAGACTTCTGGAACATATGGTCGACACCGTCCTTTACTTTGAAGGTGAGCGGCATCATACATTTCGGATTTTAAGAGCCGTCAAAAACCGGTTTGGATCAACGAATGAAATGGGAATCTTTGAAATGAGGGAAGAGGGCCTGACAGAGGTGCTGAATCCGTCAGAAATCTTTCTCGAAGAGCGCTCGGCGGGAGCGGCCGGATCGAGTGTCGTGGCCTCAATGGAAGGCACGAGGCCAGTCTTAGTAGAGATTCAGGCGCTGATTTCCCCCACGAGCTTTGGGAATCCGCGCCGGATGGCAACCGGGATTGATCATAACCGCGTCTCATTGCTAATGGCAGTTTTAGAAAAAAGGGTTGGACTGCTGCTGCAAAATCAAGACGCCTATTTAAAAGTCGCCGGAGGCGTCAAGCTGGACGAGCCAGCGATTGACCTCGCCGTTGCAGTGAGCATCGCCTCAAGCTTCAGAGACACCCCGCCTCATCCGACGGATTGTTTTATCGGAGAAGTCGGATTGACAGGGGAGGTCCGCAGAGTATCAAGGATAGAACAGAGGGTGCAGGAAGCGGCGAAGCTTGGTTTTAAAAGAATGATTATTCCTTCTGCAAATGTAGAAGGATGGACAAAGCCGAAAGGAATCGAAGTCGTCGGCGTTGAAAATGTAGCTGAGGCCCTTCGAGCTTCATTAGGAGGATCATAA
- a CDS encoding protein arginine kinase produces MSLQHFIQNALSNWMRQEGPESDIVLSSRIRLARNLDKVRFPTLFSNEEASAIIALFEEQFTGYEVPGIGKFELVKMDQVQPLEKRVLVEKHLISPHLTEASFGACLLSENEEVSIMLNEEDHIRIQCLFPGFQLSEALKAANQVDDWIEDRIDYAFSEQRGYLTSCPTNVGTGLRASVMMHLPALVLTRQINRIIPAINQLGLVVRGIYGEGSEALGNIFQISNQITLGKSEHDIVEDLNSVVAQLIEQERSARKALYQTSQIELEDRVYRSYGVLSNCRMIESKETARCLSDVRLGIDLGIIKGLSSNILNELMILTQPGFLQQYSGGALRPNERDIRRAALIRERLKLENNGNRQEDETI; encoded by the coding sequence ATGTCACTGCAGCATTTTATTCAGAATGCTTTAAGCAATTGGATGCGGCAAGAAGGCCCTGAGAGTGACATCGTGCTTAGCAGCCGGATCCGTCTTGCGCGCAATTTGGATAAAGTCCGTTTTCCAACGCTTTTTTCAAATGAAGAGGCTTCAGCGATTATAGCATTGTTTGAAGAACAGTTCACAGGCTATGAAGTGCCCGGTATCGGGAAGTTTGAGCTTGTGAAAATGGATCAGGTCCAGCCTTTGGAAAAAAGGGTTCTTGTGGAAAAACATCTGATCAGTCCGCATTTGACGGAAGCTTCCTTTGGCGCATGCCTTCTTTCTGAAAATGAAGAAGTGAGTATTATGCTGAATGAGGAAGATCATATTCGCATTCAATGTCTATTTCCGGGATTTCAGCTGTCAGAAGCATTGAAAGCAGCAAATCAGGTGGACGATTGGATTGAAGACCGGATCGACTACGCTTTTTCCGAACAAAGAGGCTACTTGACCAGCTGCCCTACAAATGTCGGAACAGGGCTTAGAGCTTCTGTCATGATGCACCTTCCTGCTTTAGTGTTAACTAGGCAAATAAACAGAATTATTCCGGCAATTAATCAATTAGGGCTTGTTGTTAGAGGAATTTACGGTGAAGGCAGCGAAGCATTAGGGAATATCTTTCAAATTTCCAACCAAATTACCCTCGGTAAATCGGAACACGACATTGTCGAAGATCTGAACAGTGTCGTTGCTCAGCTGATCGAACAAGAGCGTTCAGCAAGAAAGGCGCTTTATCAGACTTCGCAAATCGAACTTGAAGACCGCGTCTACAGATCTTACGGCGTACTGTCCAATTGCCGGATGATCGAGTCGAAAGAAACAGCAAGATGTCTTTCAGACGTTCGTCTTGGAATTGACCTGGGGATAATAAAAGGTCTTTCCAGCAATATACTTAATGAGCTGATGATCCTGACACAGCCTGGATTTCTCCAGCAATATTCCGGAGGAGCCTTAAGGCCAAACGAGAGGGACATCAGGCGGGCTGCTCTTATCAGGGAGCGCTTGAAATTAGAAAACAACGGCAATAGACAGGAGGATGAAACGATATGA
- the clpC gene encoding ATP-dependent protease ATP-binding subunit ClpC, giving the protein MMFGRFTERAQKVLALAQEEALRLGHNNIGTEHILLGLVREGEGIAAKALQALGLSPDKIQKEVESLIGRGQEMSQSIHYTPRAKKVTELAMDEARKLGHSYVGTEHILLGLIREGEGVAARVLNNLGVSLNKARQQVLQLLGSNESGGAASGANSSANTPTLDSLARDLTAIAKEDSLDPVIGRSKEIQRVIEVLSRRTKNNPVLIGEPGVGKTAIAEGLAQQIINNEVPEILRDKRVMTLDMGTVVAGTKYRGEFEDRLKKVMDEIRQAGNIILFIDELHTLIGAGGAEGAIDASNILKPSLARGELQCIGATTLDEYRKYIEKDAALERRFQPIQVDQPSPEESIQILKGLRDRYEAHHRVSITDEAIEAAVKLSDRYISDRFLPDKAIDLIDEAGSKVRLRSFTTPPNLKELEQKLDEVRKEKDAAVQSQEFEKAASLRDTEQRLREQVEETKKTWKEKQGQENSEVTVDDIAMVVSSWTGVPVSKIAQTETDKLLNMESILHSRVIGQDEAVVAVAKAVRRARAGLKDPKRPIGSFIFLGPTGVGKTELARALAESIFGDEEAMIRIDMSEYMEKHSTSRLVGSPPGYVGYDEGGQLTEKVRRKPYSVVLLDEIEKAHPDVFNILLQVLEDGRLTDSKGRTVDFRNTILIMTSNVGASELRRNKYVGFNVQDETQNYKDMKDKVMGELKRAFRPEFINRIDEIIVFHSLEKKHLKDIVSLMSDQLTKRLKEQDLSIELTEAAKEKIADEGVDLEYGARPLRRAIQKHVEDRLSEELLKGHIQKGQHIVLDVEDGEFVVKTEAKTN; this is encoded by the coding sequence ATGATGTTTGGAAGATTCACAGAAAGAGCACAAAAAGTATTGGCGCTTGCTCAAGAAGAAGCTCTGCGTCTGGGCCATAATAACATTGGAACAGAACATATTCTCCTCGGCCTTGTCCGCGAGGGAGAAGGAATTGCTGCGAAAGCGCTGCAGGCGTTAGGACTCAGCCCTGACAAGATTCAAAAAGAAGTTGAAAGCCTCATCGGCCGCGGACAAGAAATGTCACAATCGATCCATTACACACCGAGAGCCAAGAAAGTGACCGAATTGGCGATGGATGAAGCGAGAAAGCTTGGCCACTCCTACGTTGGAACTGAACACATCCTCCTTGGCTTAATCCGCGAAGGGGAAGGTGTTGCGGCAAGGGTGCTGAATAATTTAGGCGTCAGCTTAAACAAAGCGAGACAGCAAGTATTGCAGCTGTTGGGCAGCAATGAGAGCGGAGGCGCTGCTTCAGGCGCCAACAGTAGCGCCAACACACCAACTTTAGACAGTCTTGCCCGGGATCTCACGGCGATTGCAAAAGAAGACAGCCTTGATCCCGTGATCGGCAGAAGCAAAGAAATTCAACGCGTGATTGAAGTGTTGAGCCGCAGAACGAAAAATAACCCTGTGTTAATCGGGGAGCCTGGTGTCGGTAAGACTGCGATTGCCGAAGGCCTGGCCCAGCAGATCATCAATAACGAAGTACCGGAGATTTTACGCGACAAGCGCGTCATGACACTTGATATGGGAACGGTTGTCGCCGGCACGAAATATCGCGGTGAATTTGAAGACCGCCTGAAAAAAGTGATGGACGAAATTCGTCAAGCGGGAAATATCATCCTCTTCATCGATGAGCTGCATACTCTCATCGGAGCCGGAGGAGCGGAAGGGGCCATCGATGCCTCCAATATCCTTAAACCGTCGCTGGCGCGCGGAGAGCTGCAATGCATCGGGGCGACAACCCTTGATGAATACCGCAAATACATTGAAAAAGATGCTGCACTAGAACGGCGTTTTCAGCCGATTCAGGTTGACCAGCCGTCTCCTGAAGAAAGCATTCAAATATTGAAAGGGCTCAGAGACCGCTATGAAGCCCATCACCGCGTATCGATTACGGATGAAGCGATCGAAGCGGCAGTAAAGCTGTCAGACCGCTACATTTCGGACCGTTTTCTGCCTGACAAGGCGATCGACTTAATCGATGAAGCCGGCTCAAAGGTTAGACTGCGTTCATTCACAACGCCTCCTAACTTAAAAGAGCTTGAACAAAAGCTTGATGAGGTAAGGAAAGAAAAAGATGCCGCTGTTCAAAGCCAGGAATTCGAAAAAGCAGCGTCTTTACGTGATACGGAGCAGCGCTTGCGTGAACAGGTCGAAGAAACCAAGAAAACCTGGAAAGAAAAGCAAGGTCAAGAAAATTCCGAAGTGACCGTCGACGATATTGCAATGGTTGTATCAAGCTGGACCGGAGTGCCGGTTTCCAAAATTGCGCAGACCGAAACAGACAAATTGCTGAACATGGAGAGCATTCTTCATTCCCGCGTTATCGGCCAGGATGAGGCTGTCGTTGCAGTTGCAAAAGCAGTCAGACGCGCGCGTGCCGGCTTAAAAGATCCAAAACGTCCTATCGGTTCGTTTATTTTCCTTGGCCCAACAGGCGTAGGGAAAACGGAGCTTGCCCGTGCACTTGCCGAGTCCATTTTCGGCGATGAAGAAGCAATGATTCGCATCGATATGTCCGAGTACATGGAAAAACATTCAACATCAAGACTCGTCGGTTCACCTCCTGGATATGTCGGCTATGATGAAGGCGGACAGCTCACTGAAAAAGTGAGAAGAAAACCGTATTCCGTCGTCTTGCTTGATGAAATCGAGAAAGCTCACCCAGATGTCTTCAATATTTTGCTGCAGGTGCTTGAAGACGGCCGCCTGACTGATTCAAAAGGGCGCACGGTTGACTTTAGGAATACGATTTTGATCATGACATCAAACGTCGGTGCGAGCGAACTGAGAAGAAATAAATACGTCGGGTTTAATGTCCAGGATGAAACCCAGAATTATAAAGATATGAAAGACAAAGTCATGGGTGAACTAAAACGCGCCTTTAGACCTGAATTTATCAACCGGATTGATGAGATCATCGTCTTCCACTCTTTGGAGAAAAAACATTTGAAAGATATTGTATCCCTCATGTCAGACCAATTGACCAAGCGTCTGAAAGAACAGGATCTTTCAATTGAGCTGACTGAAGCGGCTAAAGAAAAAATCGCCGATGAAGGCGTGGATCTCGAATACGGAGCGCGTCCTCTCAGAAGAGCAATCCAAAAACACGTGGAAGACCGGCTGTCAGAAGAGCTCCTAAAAGGCCATATTCAAAAAGGCCAGCATATTGTTTTGGATGTAGAAGACGGAGAATTTGTCGTAAAAACCGAAGCTAAAACGAACTAA
- a CDS encoding PIN/TRAM domain-containing protein → MLKRIVQAFFAILGGVIGIFLIPELFVLLNVQDIPLVTNPYASACLGAIIFFLLGIWCADHVINWVKQIEDSLIKAPVSDLLFGSLGLIFGLMLAYLIVNVIPLKDIPYQLISTVIPIVLAAFLGYLGFRVGFKKKDEMLTLFTSRKKKGSAEEERPEEDKKLKILDTSVIIDGRIADICQTGFLEGVIVIPQFVLEELQHIADSSDVLKRNRGRRGLDILNRIQKELDIKVEIYEGDFEDIQEVDSKLVKLAKLTSGVVVTNDFNLNKVCELQKVAVLNINDLANAVKPVVLPGEEMKVQVIKDGKEHNQGVAYLDDGTMIVVEEGRNYIGKHIDVLVTSVLQTAAGRMIFAKPKLLEKAL, encoded by the coding sequence ATGTTAAAACGAATAGTTCAAGCGTTCTTTGCGATTTTGGGAGGCGTTATCGGTATTTTTCTCATACCGGAATTGTTTGTACTGTTAAATGTACAGGACATACCTTTAGTAACAAACCCGTATGCGTCTGCTTGTTTAGGAGCTATCATCTTTTTTCTTCTGGGCATCTGGTGTGCGGATCACGTCATCAACTGGGTGAAACAGATTGAGGATTCCTTGATCAAAGCACCTGTCTCAGACTTGTTGTTCGGCTCTTTGGGATTAATCTTCGGACTTATGCTCGCTTATCTTATCGTCAACGTCATTCCGTTAAAAGACATCCCTTATCAGTTAATCAGCACGGTCATTCCGATTGTGTTGGCCGCATTTCTCGGCTATCTCGGATTCCGTGTGGGTTTCAAGAAAAAGGATGAAATGCTGACACTTTTTACATCGAGAAAGAAAAAAGGTTCTGCTGAGGAAGAGCGTCCGGAAGAAGACAAAAAGCTGAAAATTTTAGACACAAGTGTTATTATAGATGGGAGAATTGCTGATATTTGTCAGACCGGATTTCTTGAAGGCGTCATTGTGATTCCTCAGTTTGTGCTTGAGGAACTGCAGCATATCGCCGACTCTTCAGACGTCCTCAAACGAAACAGAGGGCGGAGAGGACTGGATATTTTAAACCGTATCCAGAAAGAGCTTGATATTAAAGTTGAAATTTATGAAGGCGATTTTGAAGACATCCAAGAGGTCGACAGCAAGCTCGTCAAACTGGCGAAGCTGACCTCGGGCGTTGTCGTCACAAACGATTTCAATTTGAACAAAGTATGCGAGCTCCAAAAGGTTGCCGTATTGAACATCAACGACCTTGCCAACGCCGTCAAGCCTGTCGTGCTTCCGGGAGAAGAAATGAAGGTGCAGGTCATCAAAGACGGAAAAGAACATAATCAGGGCGTGGCTTATCTGGACGACGGCACGATGATTGTCGTTGAAGAAGGGCGAAATTATATTGGCAAACATATCGACGTGCTCGTGACCAGCGTGCTGCAGACAGCGGCAGGCAGAATGATATTCGCCAAGCCGAAACTGCTGGAAAAGGCGCTTTGA
- the ispF gene encoding 2-C-methyl-D-erythritol 2,4-cyclodiphosphate synthase, with translation MFRIGQGFDVHQLVEGRPLIIGGITIPYEKGLLGHSDADVLLHTIADACLGAVGEGDIGKHFPDTDPEFKDADSFKLLRHVWMIVKEKGYTLGNLDCTIIAQKPKMAPYIEDMRARIAEGLEAEISQINVKATTTEKLGFTGRAEGIAAQASVLLQKV, from the coding sequence ATGTTTAGAATAGGCCAAGGATTTGACGTCCATCAACTAGTGGAAGGCAGGCCGCTCATAATCGGGGGAATTACGATTCCTTACGAAAAAGGCCTTCTCGGACATTCAGATGCAGATGTGCTTTTGCACACGATTGCGGATGCATGTCTCGGTGCCGTCGGCGAGGGCGATATCGGAAAACACTTTCCGGATACCGATCCTGAATTCAAAGATGCCGACTCCTTCAAACTCCTTCGCCACGTCTGGATGATCGTGAAGGAAAAAGGCTATACGCTAGGGAACCTGGATTGTACAATCATCGCCCAAAAGCCTAAAATGGCGCCGTATATCGAAGACATGAGAGCCAGAATTGCCGAAGGGCTAGAGGCGGAAATTTCCCAAATTAACGTAAAAGCGACCACAACCGAAAAGCTCGGATTTACGGGAAGAGCCGAAGGAATCGCCGCCCAGGCTTCCGTTCTGCTCCAAAAGGTATAA
- the disA gene encoding DNA integrity scanning diadenylate cyclase DisA, which yields MDKDKKGAKQDLSEILQFVAPGTPLREGIENVLRAKTGGLIVVGFNDKVKEVVDGGFHINSSFSPAHLYELAKMDGAIILSDSGQKILYANTQLMPEATIPSSETGMRHRTAERVAKQTGCLIIAISERRNVITLYQENMKYILKDIGFILTKANQAIQTLEKYKLILDHAISNLNALEFEELVTFGDVISVLHRYEMVLRIKNEINMYIKELGTEGHLIRLQVSELITDMEQEAALFVKDYVKEKIKDPFVLLKQLQDMSSFELLDDAILLKLLGYSATTNMEEYVFPRGYRLLHKIPRLPMPIVENVVEAFGHLKLIIEADVKDLDEVEGIGAVRAQKIKKGLKRLQEKHYTDRQL from the coding sequence ATGGACAAAGACAAAAAAGGAGCGAAACAGGATCTTTCAGAAATATTGCAGTTTGTCGCCCCCGGCACGCCTCTTCGCGAAGGAATCGAAAACGTCCTTCGGGCCAAAACAGGCGGATTAATCGTGGTCGGCTTCAACGATAAAGTGAAAGAAGTGGTTGACGGAGGGTTCCACATAAATTCTTCTTTCTCTCCGGCTCATCTGTACGAGCTGGCTAAAATGGACGGGGCGATCATTCTCAGCGATTCAGGGCAAAAAATTCTATATGCCAATACACAGCTCATGCCTGAGGCGACGATTCCCTCCTCTGAGACGGGCATGAGACACAGAACAGCCGAGCGTGTGGCCAAGCAGACCGGCTGTCTGATCATCGCGATTTCTGAAAGACGGAATGTGATTACGCTCTATCAGGAAAATATGAAATATATACTCAAAGATATCGGCTTTATCTTAACAAAAGCCAATCAGGCGATTCAGACGCTCGAAAAATACAAACTCATTTTGGACCATGCGATTTCCAATTTGAACGCGCTGGAATTTGAAGAGCTTGTTACATTTGGGGATGTCATCTCCGTTCTGCATCGATATGAAATGGTGCTCAGAATCAAAAACGAAATTAATATGTATATTAAAGAGCTTGGAACAGAAGGCCATCTCATCAGACTCCAGGTTAGCGAACTGATCACCGATATGGAGCAGGAAGCGGCGCTGTTCGTCAAAGATTATGTGAAAGAAAAAATCAAAGACCCGTTTGTTCTGCTGAAACAGCTTCAGGATATGTCGAGTTTCGAATTGCTGGATGATGCGATTCTCCTTAAGCTTTTAGGCTATTCAGCAACTACGAACATGGAAGAATACGTTTTTCCGAGAGGCTACAGGCTTCTCCACAAAATTCCCCGCCTCCCGATGCCGATCGTCGAAAATGTTGTCGAAGCATTCGGCCATTTAAAGCTCATTATCGAAGCGGATGTAAAAGATTTGGATGAAGTGGAAGGAATTGGGGCTGTTCGTGCCCAAAAGATAAAGAAAGGGTTAAAGAGACTTCAGGAGAAACATTATACTGACAGGCAGCTGTGA
- a CDS encoding UvrB/UvrC motif-containing protein → MICQECKERPATFHFTKVINGEKKEMHICEQCAKENSESYSMNESGGFSIHNLLSGLLNFDSSFTNSSEAQLFQQPDQVLRCKKCNMTFPEFRKTGRFGCSECYKTFHSYITPVLRKVHSGNTVHAGKIPKRIGGNLHVRRQIEALKKELKELIQQEEFEKAANIRDQIRSLEQNLNANKEEED, encoded by the coding sequence GTGATATGTCAAGAGTGTAAAGAAAGACCGGCAACTTTTCACTTTACGAAAGTTATTAATGGTGAAAAAAAAGAAATGCACATCTGTGAACAATGTGCGAAAGAGAACAGCGAGTCATATTCTATGAATGAAAGTGGCGGATTTTCCATCCATAATTTATTATCCGGACTGCTTAATTTTGACTCGTCTTTTACAAACAGCAGCGAGGCGCAGCTTTTTCAACAGCCGGATCAGGTTTTGCGATGCAAAAAATGCAATATGACGTTCCCGGAATTTCGAAAAACCGGCCGGTTTGGATGTTCGGAATGTTATAAAACCTTCCACTCCTATATCACTCCGGTTTTAAGAAAAGTTCACAGCGGGAACACGGTCCACGCGGGTAAAATACCAAAGCGGATCGGCGGTAATCTGCATGTAAGAAGACAAATTGAAGCATTAAAAAAAGAGCTGAAAGAATTAATTCAGCAGGAGGAATTTGAAAAAGCAGCCAACATCAGAGATCAGATCAGATCGCTTGAACAAAACCTGAATGCAAACAAGGAGGAGGAGGACTGA
- a CDS encoding CtsR family transcriptional regulator translates to MGKNISDIIEQYLKQILEQNGKEILEIKRSEIADKFQCVPSQINYVINTRFTSERGYIVESKRGGGGYIRIIKIKMNDKIDLINNIMNQIYTRLSQAASDDIILRLLENGVITESEAKLMVSVMDRSVLYIDLPERDELRARMMKAMLTSLKFK, encoded by the coding sequence GTGGGGAAAAATATTTCTGACATAATCGAACAGTATTTGAAACAAATATTAGAACAGAACGGGAAAGAAATATTAGAGATTAAACGGAGCGAAATAGCCGATAAATTTCAGTGTGTTCCTTCTCAGATCAATTACGTAATCAATACGCGTTTTACGAGCGAGCGCGGATATATTGTCGAAAGCAAAAGAGGCGGCGGCGGTTATATCCGAATTATTAAAATTAAAATGAACGACAAAATTGATTTGATTAACAATATTATGAATCAAATCTATACAAGGCTCTCCCAGGCTGCTTCAGATGACATCATTTTAAGGCTGTTAGAAAATGGTGTCATTACAGAAAGCGAAGCGAAATTGATGGTGAGTGTCATGGACCGTTCTGTTTTATATATTGATTTGCCTGAACGAGACGAATTAAGAGCAAGAATGATGAAAGCCATGCTTACGTCACTTAAATTTAAGTAA
- the ispD gene encoding 2-C-methyl-D-erythritol 4-phosphate cytidylyltransferase: protein MNYEVVIPAAGQGKRMNAGKNKLFIEAKGIPVIIHTLKVFENHDACKRIILVINEQEFGEFNTLLKTYHFKTPIEMVPGGRERQQSVFAGIKAAGKEETVLVHDGARPFIKREYIEQLVEKAKETGAAIVAVPVKDTIKRVQDGEIAGTIERSSLWAAQTPQAFRLSILMNAHLEAEAKGFLGTDDASLVEEAGGTVAIIQGDYQNIKLTTPDDLLVAEAILEAEKRNEHV from the coding sequence ATGAATTATGAAGTCGTCATTCCTGCCGCCGGACAAGGTAAACGAATGAATGCCGGGAAAAACAAACTGTTTATCGAGGCGAAAGGAATACCTGTGATTATTCATACATTAAAGGTGTTTGAAAACCATGATGCCTGCAAAAGGATCATTCTTGTCATCAATGAACAGGAATTCGGTGAATTCAACACCCTTTTAAAAACCTATCATTTTAAGACTCCGATCGAGATGGTGCCGGGCGGAAGAGAACGCCAGCAAAGCGTTTTTGCGGGCATTAAAGCGGCCGGCAAAGAGGAAACGGTCCTCGTCCATGACGGAGCAAGACCTTTTATTAAACGGGAATATATCGAACAGCTTGTCGAGAAAGCAAAGGAAACAGGGGCAGCCATCGTTGCCGTTCCTGTTAAAGACACGATCAAACGCGTTCAAGACGGTGAGATAGCCGGAACGATTGAACGTTCAAGCTTGTGGGCCGCTCAAACCCCACAAGCTTTTCGTCTTTCTATTCTGATGAATGCTCACCTTGAGGCTGAAGCAAAAGGTTTCCTCGGTACGGACGACGCCAGTCTTGTCGAGGAAGCCGGAGGTACGGTTGCAATCATTCAAGGGGATTATCAAAACATCAAACTGACGACCCCGGATGACTTGCTTGTCGCAGAAGCGATATTAGAAGCGGAAAAGAGGAATGAACATGTTTAG